AGCTCGAAGCTGGGGTTCTCCGTGGTGGCGCCCACGAGCACCACCGTGCCGTCTTCCACATACGGCAGGAAGGAGTCCTGCTGGGCACGGTTGAAGCGGTGGATCTCGTCGACGAACAGCAGCGTCCCCTGGCCGATCCCGCGGCGGCGCGCCGCCGCGGCGAACACCTTGCGCAGGTCGGCCACCCCGGAGAAGGTGGCCGACACCTGCTCGAACACCAGGCCGGTGCGGTTTGCCAGCAGCCGGGCGATGGTGGTCTTACCGCAGCCGGGCGGGCCCCACAGGATGATTGAGGCCAGGCGCCCGGCGGACACCATCCGCCCCAGCGGAGCGTCCGCGGCCAGCAGGTGGTCCTGGCCGACGACATCGTCGAGTGTGCGCGGCCGCAGCCGGTCTGCCAGCGGCCGGGTGGGGTCGTCGACGATCGGGCCGCCGGCATCGGCCGCGGCGTCGAAGAGCGAGGGGGCGTCCTCCGGACTCATGACTCCAGGCTACGGGGTGGCCCGGAGACCGTATGCGCGTGGCCACTGCGGCACGCCGACCAGGCGTCCGTGCCCGGTTCACCGGTGTAGAAGCGCGGATCCAGGGCGCGGGCTGGGTCAAGGTGGCACGGAATGCAGCACTTTATGGGCCGGCCAGGTAGTGAGGCTTCGGCGGTCCGGCGGAGTTAGGCCGTTTCTGGCGTTGCAGTACGCGCGGTGCGTATGAAAGTGCTGCATTTTGTGACAGGTGTGGACCTGCGGGTCGATGGCGGTATGGGAAGAGGCTTGCCGTCGACCGAAAAATAGCTATCATATTGCTATAGCTGCGGGAGTCGGGAGGAGTTCGCCTCCGCCGCGGCGGTTTGAACCGGAGGTCATCATGTCCACGGAGTCCCGCGTCCCCACCGTCCAGCAGGAGCCTGCCGCCGTCAAGGGGCGAGTCGACATTGCGGAGCGATCCGCCCCCAGTTCCGGATCCGGTGTGGCGTTCCCGGTGCTGCTCCTGCTGCTGGGGCTGTTTGGCCTGTCTGTCGCCGTATTTGTTGCAGGTGCTATCGCTGCTGACAAAGGTGAACCGGGCGGGGTGCTGCGTCTGGTCGTGGGTGCGGTGGGCCTGATCATCCCGCTGCTGTTGTTCACCTCCTTCACCATCGTCTCCCCCGGGCAGACCAGCGTGCGCCAGTTCTTCGGCCGCTACATCGGCACCGTGCGCCGCACCGGCCTGGTCCTGGTGCCGCCGCTGACGTCCGGCAAGAAGGTATCCATCAAGGTCCACAACTTCGAAACCAACGAGATCAAGGTCAACGATCTTGACGGCAACCCCGTGGAGATCGCCGCCATCGTCGTCTGGCAGGTGGCCGACACGGCCCGGGCGGTCTTCGCGGTCGAGGAGTACGAGGCCTTCATCAAGGCGCAGGCGGAGTCGGCGCTGCGGCATGTGGCCACCACCCACCCCTACGACGAGCCCGGTCCCGGTGAGACCTCACTGCGCGGTGGCACCGACCTGGTCTCCGCCGAGCTGGCGGAGGAAGTGGCCGCGCGCGTGGCGATCGCCGGACTGGAGATCATTGAGGTGCGCATCTCCTCCCTCGCCTACGCGCCGGAGATCGCCCAGGCGATGCTGCAGCGGCAGCAGGCCGGCGCCGTCATTGCCGCGCGCGAGCAGATCGTCGAGGGTGCGGTCACCATGGTGGATCAGGCCCTCAAGCGGCTGGAGGCCGATGACATCGTCTCCATGGACGACGAACGCCGCGCCCAGATGGTTTCCAACCTGCTGGTGGTGCTCTGCTCCGATCAGCGCACCCAGCCCGTCGTAAACGCCGGCTCCCTGTACGCCTGAGGTCGGTCGGCTCGGTGACGGAGGGCGCCGATGATGGGCGGTAAGCGCAAGCAGGTCCTGCTGCGGCTCGACCCGGCGGTCCACGCGGCCATCGCCAAGTGGGCCGCCGACGACCTGCGCTCGGTCAACGCACAGATCGAGATCATCCTGCGGCGCGCCCTCGACGACGCCGGCCGGGGCGTCAGGGCCGCACCCATGCGGGGGAGGGGCCGGCCCCGGAAGGACGCCGACGGCGCCGGGGGCGGCGGTGCCGAGGAGGCCGGCGCCGAGGATTGACGGTGCGAGTGGCGTGGGCTCGACCGGTGGCGGGAGCGACACCGGCGCAGTCGCGAGGCACGGCAACGGGGCCGGAGCGGACTCTGGCGGCGCGCTCCGGAGCTGTGCCACACTCGATGCGCGTATCCCAACGGCTCTCGCTAAGGAGGACCACCGCTTGGTGGAGGTCATACCAGCGCAGCTCCGATGGTGCCGACCTCAACCGGCCTCTACATCCTCAAACCGGAGGAGTCACTTGACCGTCCTGCAAATTGACCAGCAGGACGCCGCCGGGTTCCGACCGCGGACGACACACAAGCCACCCATCACGCGGCGTCGTAGAAACATCGAACCCGTCGAGTGCCAGGCGCTGAGTGGACCAAGCGACGCCGACTGAAGATATCGCCACGATGCTCAGTTCGGTGATGAGCAATAGCAGCGGCGGATCTTGAAGCGCTCGGGCATCGACGACGTCGCGGCGGGCCTCGCGAACCTCGGTGAAGGAGTGTGGATCACGCGCATCTCCCAGAAACGGGATTCCCCTGGCAACAACGCATGCCGTCCACCGGTTCGGAGTGGGGAACGCCC
This genomic stretch from Actinomyces qiguomingii harbors:
- a CDS encoding SPFH domain-containing protein, producing MSTESRVPTVQQEPAAVKGRVDIAERSAPSSGSGVAFPVLLLLLGLFGLSVAVFVAGAIAADKGEPGGVLRLVVGAVGLIIPLLLFTSFTIVSPGQTSVRQFFGRYIGTVRRTGLVLVPPLTSGKKVSIKVHNFETNEIKVNDLDGNPVEIAAIVVWQVADTARAVFAVEEYEAFIKAQAESALRHVATTHPYDEPGPGETSLRGGTDLVSAELAEEVAARVAIAGLEIIEVRISSLAYAPEIAQAMLQRQQAGAVIAAREQIVEGAVTMVDQALKRLEADDIVSMDDERRAQMVSNLLVVLCSDQRTQPVVNAGSLYA